The sequence CGAAGATGTTCTTCACTTCCACTTTTTTTTCACCTCCTTTTAAGTTCTCTGGGTGGCGCCGTTCCAGGCGATCTGACACAGGTCGGGGCGGAAAATATAGTCTGGCAGGAATTCTTCGGAACGTGTACACTTTCGAGTATGAATGCAACTGTGTAGGGGTACAACAGATGTTCAACATAACAACAAGTGTTGTGGGGCTGTATCATAACAAAACTATCATATACGTCAGAAAAGATGACTGGCCTCATGAAGGTCGTTATGGAACTCCCGCCGGAGATATACGAGCATCTGTCAGCGGTCGCCCGAGCGATGGAGATGAGCATCTCGCAGTTCGTGCAGGTCGCCCTGGAGAACCAGTTCGCCCTGGAGGGGCTCGAGGTGGGGGAGCGAATCGGCGCCAGATCCCTCGCCCGCTCGCGGGAGCACGCCCTCGTGGACCCCTGGCGGGGGCTGCGCGGGAGCGATATCCCCTGGGACAGCCTGAAGGTGGAGGAGGAGTACCACGCGTCGTCGACGGTGCTCTGGGGACAGGTCAATCGCCTCTTCCCGCTCAAGGTCTCCCTGCGCGTGCTGGCCAGCCTCAAGGAGAGAGTCCCGCTCAAGGTCTTCCACATAGAGGCGACGGAGGCGGCGGTCCGCGTCCGCATGCACCTCGAAGCCTTGGACAGGACGAACCTCATCCCGCGGGGCGAGAGGCTCGCGGCGGGCTTCCCGAAGAACGTGGACAAGTCCAAGCGGCGGTTCCGCAACCACTTCCTCTGCCACCTCGTGCGGGGCAGGAGACCGGCGGGCGCCCTGGCCCACCTGGGTTTCGTCGCGCTCTCGCGGGAGCCCGAGACCGTTTCGCTGACGTATCCGGGCATGGACTTCGCCCGCCTCAAGAACCCCATGTTGGAAGCCCCCTCGACGGAGGTCTTCAGCGGGGAGGAGATAGACTTCCTGCTGGAGTACTTCGAGCACGAGGTCAAGGGCGAGTACGAGCTCTACAGGAGGATGGCCCGCTGGATAGCGTCGGGGGAGGACACGCCCGACAGGCTGACGGCGAAGATGCTCGTGGGGAGCTCCAAGTCCGTGAAGGTCGTGAACACCATGCGGGCGGGCGCTCTCGGTCGGATGCAGGAGCTCGGTCTGGTGAGGCGCGAGCGGGACGGGAGGCGGGTGAGGTATCACGTGCGGGAGCGGGGAGAGCGGCTGCTGGGTTGAGGCGTACGATCGCATCAGGGTGATTGAGCATGGCGGGAAGCCTTTTTCTGACGTGAACCCCATTAGGAAGAGATTACGAAGGAGGTGAGAATGTGACTAGGAAGAAGAGCGGTCCGATCGAGCCACCTCGTCTCACGTGGTCCGCCTTTATCGCTCAAGTTCTTGAAGAACTCGGCGGAGAAGCCAATTTGCCTGCGATATATGAGCACATCGAGGCTAGCAGAAGCGCCTTCATCCAGAAGAAGGTCGAGCAAGGTCTCAACTGGAGGATGGAGGTTAGGGCGACACTGAGCGGCGAAGGCGACGGTCGTGGGCAAGACGTCTTCAGAAGCGTCGGAAGGGGATGGTGGAGGCTGAGGGGCGTCCCCATCTCGGACAGGATGGTTGTCAAGGAAATCAGGAAGACGCTGCGGATGTTGGGCAAGGTGAAGGACATCGAGCTGGACAGGATAGAGCTGGAGTCGCACCTGAATGAGAGGAACCGGGAATCCAGGGACCTGCGGTTCGTGTATCGGATGAAGAGCTGAGGTCGGGCGGCTGAAGGAGCCTATTCGGTAGAGCGGAAGCGGGACGGGAAGTGGGTCTGAGTTCGTGGAGCGATGGGTCCTGACACGGAAGAGACAGGAGAGGAAGAAGAGACGGGTTCTGACGTTTCAAGAAGGAACAACATCGTTTCGGTTCATAATGTGAACTGGGATGGGAAGTGGAGGAGGTCGAAGATAAGGCTAGATTTGTGACAGTCTACGGCGAAGTATCTATAGTTAAGTACTTCAAACGGATTAGATGACAGAGCGTGGTGGGGATATGCCGATTCCTGTTGAATCCTTTGAAGAGAGGCTGCCAGATTACGTACATGAAATCGAGTCCGCAAATTCGGAGAGTACGAAAGCCTTCAACTTCCTGAACTTGGTCAAGGAAGTCTTCATTGGAATCAAAGCAGACTACCCTCATGTTCTCTCTCCGAAACTTGAGAAATATGTCAAATCGAAAGGTTCTCAAGTGATGATCAGGGGTAGAATTGATGCCTTGCTTGGAAACCTGATTGTTGAGTTCAAGATGCGACTCGACGAACGGAGTCTGACTGAGGCCCTGAAGCAATTGAGGACATACCTAGCGGTTCTTTGGACGGAGGGGGAACCGAGGGTTCGGTATATCGCAATGGTATCGGATGGCATCCAATTCAGGGTCTATCAACCCTCGATTGGGGAAATCAACGAATCGATTCTGCCTGAAGACATCCGTCTCGAAGAAGTCAACACGCTGAACCTCAAGAAGGAGCGGCCTCAGCGCCTTCACGAGATGGGTGGCGTAGAGCGCAACGGGGTGCATCCCGCCAAGGACGGTGGGCGTGCCGAGGACGATGCCCCGCGAGTCCACGAGCTCCCTGGCGATGTCACCGATGTCCGCGTCGGGGAGCCTGAACAGGTTGACCTCGATCCCTTCCGAGAAGAGCGCCTCGACCATCGTCTTGATCATGGTCTCCGTCGAGTTCCACATGCTCACGTACACGACGATGACCTTCTCCTTTGTCTCTCCCGAGACCCACTGGCGGTATGCGCTGAGGATCCTGTCAGGGTTCCTGTGGACGGGTCCGTGACTCGGGGCGATGATTTTGATGTCAAGGCCGCCAATCTTCTCGAGGGCCTTCACGCCCATCTTCCTGAAGGGCATCATTATCTCGCCGAAGTACCTCTTCGCGAAGGGTATCAGCTCCTCCACCTCGTCGTCATAGAACCCGTGGGCGGTGTGCAGTCCCAGGAAATCGCACGGGAACAGCACTCGGGCCTCCTCGACGTAAGTGAACATAGTCTCGGGCCAGTGCAGCCACGGGGCCTCGATGAACCTCAGGGTCTTCCCGCCCAGCGGGATCGTGTCGCCATCGTTGACCACCCGTGTTCTCTCTGCCGGGACGCCGTACTGTACCGATGCCATCTCGGCCCCCTTCTTCGTCGTGACGAGCACAGCCGACTCGCTCTTCTCCATGATACGTGGAATCGAACCAGCATGGTCGGGCTCTGCGTGATTCATTATGACATAGTCCAGTGATGCCAGCTCGGTGACTTGGCCGATTCTTGCCTGCAGCTCCTCCTCGAACCCAGGCCTCACAGTGTCCACGAGCGCGGTCTTCTGTTCGCCCTTGACGATATAGGCATTGTACGTCGTTCCTTGCGGGAGAGGGATCAGGGCGTCGAACAGCCTCTGGTTCCAGTCCCTAGCTCCCACCCAATAGACCCCATCGGATATCTCCCGTGCGTTATAGCTCTCCAATTCCATCAACTCCATGAATCCATGGTCATGTGGAAGTGACACGCGTCCCCGTCCGAATCCGGCAGGCGCGGCATGCCTTCCGCTCCCTCTGATGGGGAGGTGATAGATAAATGCAATCCCGAGAAGACCTGATTCCGTGGCTCACCGTCCGCGGCTATAGCGGAAACATTTCCAACTACACAATGACAGAGTGGCCGAGGAGGCCGAGACCCTGGATGACGTTTCATTCGTTGACAACCAGGCACACGCTCTGCGAAGAACTCCTCAAGGGCACAGGCATCGTTGTCCTGCCAGGCGCCTCCTTCGAGAGGCCCAAGGAAGGAACTCCCGTCAGACTTCCTCGAGACGTGGCGCTCTGGCACGCTTGAAGGAGTGAGAAGAATCGCGCAATGGGCATTCCGCGGGAATCGAGGAAGAATCAGCTCTCCATCTCTGCGAGCTGTTGCACTTCATCAAAGGTACCGAGCTCTTCCAGTTCGAGGTCGTCCAACCACAGGGCGTCCTTTGCTCTCGGCGCGGAGAAGAACCCGCCTACGTCCTCAGGGTCCCTCGCCTGGTGGTATTTGAGGTAGATGGAATCCTCATCCAATCCCAGGATCTCCACCTTGCCCGTTGTGTGAGACATCACGTATCTGGCCCGCTTGGCGAGACCACTCATGGTCCTCTTGGCCTCCTCGAAGATGCCGTAGCCCTCTTCCATCGGCACGGAGAAGCATCTGTTACCCCTGGTCGGCCGGCACTGGAAGAGGTAGTAGGGTGTGACGCCAGAATGGCTAAGCCGATTGAAGAGCTCGGAGATGACGTCGGGGTCGTCATTCACACCTCGTATCAGGGGCGTCTGGTTGGCGAGCAGGACGCCCGAGTCCTGTAGCAGGGCGATCGCTCTCATCGCCTGACGTGTCAGCTCCCTCGGGTGGTTGAACTGGGTCATGATGTAGATCCTTCTCTGGGGATTGCTGTGCTCACTGAGCACCCTGAGCAACATCGGGTCCCGGATTATTCTGTATGGATTGTGAGCGGGCATCTTCGTTCCGATTCGAAGCGTCTTCACGTGGGGTATGCGGCGGAAGCTCGCGAGTATGCGCTCCAGTCGCTTGGTGCTCAGGATCAGCGGATCGCCGCCCGAGAGCAGCACATTATCGATTTCATCATGCTGACCGATGTACTCGAGACCCTCGGAGATGTCCAGACTCGCCTCCTTTCTTGAGGCGGCGAAGAGCCTCTTTCTAAAGCAGAAGCGGCAGATGCCGCCACACACCTTGCTGATGAGGAATAACGCCGTCGGTGAGTACTTGTGTTGCACCCCCTTGGCGACGTAGTTGCTCTTCTCGTTGCTCGGGTCGAGGGTTCCCCCGTTGTCGAGTTCGTCCAAGCAGGGGATCACGATTCTCTTGATGGGATCGTTCGGATCATCCCAGTCTATCAGGCTGAGGTAATAGTCGTTGGACCGGAAGGGATAGATTCTTGCCACTGGCTCGAGCTCGTCCCTTTCATCCTCTGAGAGTTCAGGGATATCCTCCAGTGACTTGAAGTACCGAACTCTATCTCTCTTTGTCCCAAGTATTCTATCAACCTCCGCTCTGTTGCTTTTCGAGCTTCTTGGGCGGGCTTTTCGAGCTGTTGTTGCGGAGTTACCCTTCCCCAATGTCAATCACAAATTACCTCGTGCTGCGAAATCCTCGCGTGCTCGAGACATGTAAGTGTAGGGTCTTACTGTATAAATGCCTTGCCCATGACAGACAGACATGTTCCAGTGTCTTCTGGTCAAAGAGTACGGGAACAGTCCAGCGCCCGCATGAACTCCCATGATGCGTTCCCTGATATCCTGTGAAGAGCCAATCCAGATGGAAGTTCAGAAATGCTCCAGGATTTGCATCCACATGCCGATACCCGCTCCGAGGACGGCCATGGCTCCGAAGATGACGAGCGCCTCCCCGTAGAAGTTGACCTCAGATGACCACTTGTGGTCCTTCCGAGCGAGCAAGGCCATAAACCAGAGAAGGACGCCAGCCGAGAGCACGCTCATGCCTATTTCGGCGGCGAACGGAACGAACATACCCAGAATGAGGCCCAAGAATCCTAGAACAGTGAAGATCAACAACCGATTGGGCCTTTCAGTGGAAGGCTCGGTGTGTGATTGCATGCGGTTCTGATCCCTCCGTTCATCATCACCGCGAAACCTTATAATAGCCTCCCTGATATCTGTTGAAAGACCCATTTGAGGCTCAAACCTAGCACTCTGGCTCTTCCTCACGGGGGTAGACGGTGAACATCGGCGTATTCGTCTGCGGTCGCGGGAAAGTTCTTATCCACACATCGTGATGATTCCACGAGGAAGATGCTCGATCTCAGCGTTCTGAGGGCAAAGGACCAAGATGAAGCCCGCTTCCGAAGGTTGGTGTTCTTGATAGTCACCGCAGTCCTGGTCGTCCTCGCCGCTTTGTCCGGCTGGAAGTTGTTCATGACGGGAGGAGGATGGGCCTTCTTCACTTGGGCAGAAATGATCTACTGGTGGCCCGGGTACCTCATAGGCTACGAACGCGGATCCTATCTCCCGATCGTTGTTTCCGTTCTCTGGTGGCTGCTGCTCGGGAGAGTCATCGCCACGCTACTGATGGTCGCAAGGAGAGGTCGGCCGGAAATGCGTACTCCAGCACCCGAAGAAGAATGAGCCCCCGCGAAACCTTATAATAGCCTCCCTGATATCTGTTGAAAGACCCATTTGAGGCTCAAACCTAGCACTCTGGCTCTTCCTCACGGGGGTAGGCTGTGAACATCGGCGTATTCGTCTGCGGCTGCAGCGGGAACATCTCCAAGCACATAGACACCGGCAAGGTGGCCAAGGAGGCCGAGACCCTCGATGACGTTTCATTCGTTGACAACCAGGCCCACCTCTGCGCTCTGGCGGGGAGGGAGTACTTCCAGAAGGCAATCAAGGAGCACGAGCTCGACCGGCTGGTCATAGTCGCCTGCTCGCCGAAGCTGCACGAGGACACGTTCCGCGGCTGGGCGTCCGAGGCCGGGGTGAATCCCTACCGCGTGGAGATGGTCAACGCCCGCGAGCACATCGCCTGGGTTCACGACGACAAGAGGAAGGCGACCGAGGCGGCGATCGCGGTCATGCGCGGGACGGTGGCGAAGGCCCGCTTGATCGAACCGCTCAAGCCGAAGAGGGTGCCCGTGGAACAGTCCTGCCTCGTAATCGGGGGCGGCGTGGCGGGGATCCAGGCGGCGCTCGACGTCGCGGACAACGGCTTCAAGGTCTACCTGCTGGACAAGGAGCCCAGCATCGGTGGCAAGATGGCGCAGCTGGACAAGACCTTCCCGACGCTGGACTGCTCGGCATGCATACTCACGCCCAAGATGGTGGACGCCGCCAGACACGAGAACATCGAGCTTGTCACGTACGCGGACGTCAAGGACGTGCAGGGCCATGTGGGTGACTTCACCGTGCGCGTGCTGCTGAAGCCGCGATACATAGACATGGACAAGTGCGTCGGCTGCGGCGTCTGCGCCGAGGAGTGCAGGATGGCGGGCCGCATTGACAGCGAGTTTGACATGAACCTCGGCAAGCGGGGGGCGGCGTACATACCCTTCCCCCAGGCGGTCCCGCTCAAGTTCCTCATCGACCCGGAGACCTGCCTTATGCTCACGAAGGGCAAGTGCGGCAAGTCGCCGAAGTGCGTCGATGCCTGCGCCCGCGAGGCGATAAACTTCGAGGACGTGGAGAAGGAGATAGACCTGCACGTAGGAACGATAATCCTCTCGACGGGCTACGACTTCTACGACGCCTCTCAGAAGCCCAACCTGGGGCTGGAGCACGAGGGCGTGATTACGGGAATGGTCTTCGAGCGCCTCGTCAACGCCAGCGGGCCGACGGGCGGGGAGTTCCTCATCAACGACAAGAAGCCCAAGAAGGCCGCCTTCATCCAGTGCGTCGGGTCGCGCGACGATTCCAAGGGCATATCCTATTGCTCGAAAATCTGCTGCATGTACACGGCCAAGCAGGCCCACATGATCCACGAGAAGATGCACGGCGGCGAGGTCGTCGTCTACTACGCCGACATGCGCGCGTACGGCAAGGGCTTCGAGGAGTTCTTCAACCGCGTGCGTGCCGAGGGCGTGGACTACCGCCGGCGGGAGCTGGACGAGGACATTCTCGTGGCGATGAAGAAAGGCGGGCTCGTGGTGAAGGCGAAGTGGCATCCGAAGTACGAGTGCGACCTGGTCGTGCTGTGCAACGGCGCGGTCCCGACCGCCGATTCAGAATTCCTATCCAACATACTCAACGTGAAGCGGAGCGAGGACGGCTTCTTCCAGGAGCAGCACCCCGCCCTGCATCCGGTGGACACGAACGAGCCAGGCATCTTTCTGGCGGGCTGCGTACAGGGGCCCAAGGACATCCCGGACTCAGTCGCTCAGGCGAGCGGGGCGGCCGCCAGGGCGAATCGCATCCTGGGCGCGAAGGAGATCTGGATCGACCCCACTATTGCGTACGTGGACACGGACCGTTGCCGATGGTGCGGTAAATGCGCTGACGCCTGCGAGTTCCGTGCCATCGAGATAGTGCAGACGAACGGCGTGCGGGCCGCGAAAGTCAATGACGTCCTGTGCAGGGGCTGCGGCGCCTGCGTGGTGGTCTGCCCGACGAACGCGATGGACATCCGCGAGTATTCGAACGATCAGATGGGCGCCGTCCTGGACGCCGCCGCGAAATGGAGGTCCTAGATGGCGTTCGAACCGAAGATACTGGCGTTCACGTGCGATTACTGCGCCTACTCGGGCACGGACCTGGCGGGCATCTCCAGGGCGAAGTACCCCTTCGACGTGCGAATCGTACGCGTCATGTGCTCCGGGCGGGTGGACCCGGGCATGATATTCCGTGCCTTCGAGCACGGGGTGGATGGCGTGCTCGTGGCGGGCTGTCACAAGGGAGACTGCAACTACCTCTACGGGAGCGAGAAGGCCGAGGAGAAGATAGGCGCCGCCAGGGAGCTGGCCGAGGCGCTAGGACTGGGAGAGGACCGCATCCGCCTGGAGTGGTTCTCAGCATCCGAGGGCAGGAAGTTCACGGAGACGATCAAGGACTTCGCGAAGGAGCTCAAGAGGCTGGGGCCGAACGCGGCGGGGGCGGTGAGATGACGCTGGAGGAGTCGATAAAGAGTACGAACGTCCAGCTGTGCTATTCCTGCGGGAAGTGCACGCTTGCCTGCCCGCTCACGCGCGGCGAGAAGGTCTACTCCCCGCGAAGGATAGTCGAGCGGATACTCGCGCACGGCGAGGAGGCAATCGACGCCGACGAGATGTGGGAGTGCCTGACGTGCAACCTGTGCACCGGCTACTGCCCCTCCGACGTCCACTATCCCGTCTTCGTGCGGGAGATCAGGGAAAAGCTCGTGGACGAGGGCTGCGAGGGCGAGTGCACGCACTCGGACGTGCTCAAGTCGGTCATGCGGCTCATGTCGGGCGGGAAGCTGAAGCAGAAGAGGCTGGAGTGGCTCGACGACACCGTGGAGACGGATGGCAAGAGCGACACCCTCCTATTCGTGGGCTGCGCGCCCTATTACGATCTCTACTTCAAGGACCTGGGCAGCCACATTGAATCCGCGAAGAGCGCGATCAGGCTGCTGAACCACGTGGGCATCAAGCCCCGCGTGCTGGAGGACGAGGTCTGCTGCGGGCACGACCTCCTC is a genomic window of Candidatus Thermoplasmatota archaeon containing:
- a CDS encoding FprA family A-type flavoprotein gives rise to the protein MELMELESYNAREISDGVYWVGARDWNQRLFDALIPLPQGTTYNAYIVKGEQKTALVDTVRPGFEEELQARIGQVTELASLDYVIMNHAEPDHAGSIPRIMEKSESAVLVTTKKGAEMASVQYGVPAERTRVVNDGDTIPLGGKTLRFIEAPWLHWPETMFTYVEEARVLFPCDFLGLHTAHGFYDDEVEELIPFAKRYFGEIMMPFRKMGVKALEKIGGLDIKIIAPSHGPVHRNPDRILSAYRQWVSGETKEKVIVVYVSMWNSTETMIKTMVEALFSEGIEVNLFRLPDADIGDIARELVDSRGIVLGTPTVLGGMHPVALYATHLVKALRPLLLEVQRVDFFETDVFRQNRFVDFPNRGLIDPELDAIRYHCDIPNPRFPLRPKNR
- a CDS encoding KamA family radical SAM protein yields the protein MLGTKRDRVRYFKSLEDIPELSEDERDELEPVARIYPFRSNDYYLSLIDWDDPNDPIKRIVIPCLDELDNGGTLDPSNEKSNYVAKGVQHKYSPTALFLISKVCGGICRFCFRKRLFAASRKEASLDISEGLEYIGQHDEIDNVLLSGGDPLILSTKRLERILASFRRIPHVKTLRIGTKMPAHNPYRIIRDPMLLRVLSEHSNPQRRIYIMTQFNHPRELTRQAMRAIALLQDSGVLLANQTPLIRGVNDDPDVISELFNRLSHSGVTPYYLFQCRPTRGNRCFSVPMEEGYGIFEEAKRTMSGLAKRARYVMSHTTGKVEILGLDEDSIYLKYHQARDPEDVGGFFSAPRAKDALWLDDLELEELGTFDEVQQLAEMES
- a CDS encoding (Fe-S)-binding protein, with the translated sequence MTLEESIKSTNVQLCYSCGKCTLACPLTRGEKVYSPRRIVERILAHGEEAIDADEMWECLTCNLCTGYCPSDVHYPVFVREIREKLVDEGCEGECTHSDVLKSVMRLMSGGKLKQKRLEWLDDTVETDGKSDTLLFVGCAPYYDLYFKDLGSHIESAKSAIRLLNHVGIKPRVLEDEVCCGHDLLWTGEKEAFERLRELNTETIGKSKVKRIIFTCPECYHTLKEDYDLAGVELVHLSVFLSENAEKLKFKETPRKVTFQDSCRLGRYQKIYEPPRELLHSIPGVELVEFEDNRRMAACCGTSCWMNCDQNSKRMQVERLVEAAGIADAMVTGCPKCLIHFRCAMDNETDVDVEVTDLFTFLADSLEEAG
- a CDS encoding CoB--CoM heterodisulfide reductase iron-sulfur subunit A family protein, translated to MNIGVFVCGCSGNISKHIDTGKVAKEAETLDDVSFVDNQAHLCALAGREYFQKAIKEHELDRLVIVACSPKLHEDTFRGWASEAGVNPYRVEMVNAREHIAWVHDDKRKATEAAIAVMRGTVAKARLIEPLKPKRVPVEQSCLVIGGGVAGIQAALDVADNGFKVYLLDKEPSIGGKMAQLDKTFPTLDCSACILTPKMVDAARHENIELVTYADVKDVQGHVGDFTVRVLLKPRYIDMDKCVGCGVCAEECRMAGRIDSEFDMNLGKRGAAYIPFPQAVPLKFLIDPETCLMLTKGKCGKSPKCVDACAREAINFEDVEKEIDLHVGTIILSTGYDFYDASQKPNLGLEHEGVITGMVFERLVNASGPTGGEFLINDKKPKKAAFIQCVGSRDDSKGISYCSKICCMYTAKQAHMIHEKMHGGEVVVYYADMRAYGKGFEEFFNRVRAEGVDYRRRELDEDILVAMKKGGLVVKAKWHPKYECDLVVLCNGAVPTADSEFLSNILNVKRSEDGFFQEQHPALHPVDTNEPGIFLAGCVQGPKDIPDSVAQASGAAARANRILGAKEIWIDPTIAYVDTDRCRWCGKCADACEFRAIEIVQTNGVRAAKVNDVLCRGCGACVVVCPTNAMDIREYSNDQMGAVLDAAAKWRS
- a CDS encoding hydrogenase iron-sulfur subunit, with amino-acid sequence MAFEPKILAFTCDYCAYSGTDLAGISRAKYPFDVRIVRVMCSGRVDPGMIFRAFEHGVDGVLVAGCHKGDCNYLYGSEKAEEKIGAARELAEALGLGEDRIRLEWFSASEGRKFTETIKDFAKELKRLGPNAAGAVR